A genomic window from Terrisporobacter glycolicus ATCC 14880 = DSM 1288 includes:
- a CDS encoding ABC transporter permease has translation MREDFNIVIKYIKSFKSRSIAIMLSIILGTALIVGVGTLSKSAQQADINRTKRELGTYHVYYKDIDKNQLEIVKKGKDIENIGITSYYASTDVSEKLPINILYADNNYLNDESEIVKGRLPKDKNEVVLEAWILNSMGLKPEVGQELTFKLYNKEKTETFKVVGILKDRYKDKSVGRCEIFLHLDENNVSQFTANVEFNEGSPISNDIEAIANEANISLKNQVGVNKSLVQTVEDNGGIDMASKSTAIAMSIFAGLVIYSIYSISVYQRIRDYGMLRAVGATNLRIFRCMIYELLIIALVSLPIGILFGMGGSQLFNKLGGNINFEGKLESTPFVIPTEVILLSIVCTFVVILIISIFTYFKIKRISPIEAIKGNYGSNSKIKKSSFIISKISNCISQTKSISMKNILRNKKAFILIMLSMSIGGVLVIRNNYAYTISDAMYEQQRKGTYLNGDFIMQVTSADDERVGLSDRDIKEIKNIDGINEVKVARILQSRLVLPKKDLLEKDFNKQLDSEIYIRDVLNGSLIDNKSSDTYLMKQKLKGYNDEMIKSLEDYLVSGKIDIEKMKKENLAVVYMPYIYDDNGTKGKVLGGNTGSPLANIKVGDTVTVKYPKGKIEDTQKYWQGKDNCEYEDYTFRVGAIVNYPYADDNLYSGDDGIDIIVSDKYLDGLVGNSNYDVVYANMENGANHNTINKKLGEIGSKVPGTVTTDMTEDKKMDEQILKQKKLLDFGVVAVMFAISVFNIINNVSYNLISRTSEFGMLRAIGISEKDFKKMITYEGLFYGVISSVIVVVTSLLMQIRMYKTFGFEAYGMDFVINYKLYVVVVLANITVGLLATYLPARKIKESSIVEAINIIE, from the coding sequence TATAAAAAGTTTTAAATCAAGATCTATAGCAATAATGCTTAGTATAATCTTAGGAACAGCACTTATAGTAGGTGTAGGTACTTTATCAAAAAGTGCTCAGCAAGCAGATATAAACAGAACTAAAAGGGAGCTGGGAACTTATCATGTTTATTATAAAGACATAGATAAGAATCAATTAGAAATAGTAAAAAAGGGTAAGGATATAGAAAATATTGGGATAACGTCATATTATGCATCTACAGATGTAAGTGAAAAGTTACCAATTAATATTTTATATGCTGATAATAATTATCTTAATGATGAGTCAGAGATAGTTAAAGGTAGATTACCAAAAGATAAAAACGAGGTAGTTTTAGAAGCTTGGATATTAAATAGTATGGGTCTAAAACCAGAGGTTGGACAAGAGCTAACTTTTAAACTTTATAATAAAGAAAAAACTGAGACTTTTAAAGTTGTAGGAATTCTTAAAGATAGATATAAGGATAAAAGTGTTGGAAGATGTGAAATATTTTTACACCTTGATGAGAATAATGTTAGTCAATTTACTGCAAATGTAGAATTTAATGAAGGAAGTCCAATAAGCAATGATATAGAAGCTATTGCCAATGAAGCAAATATAAGTTTGAAGAATCAGGTTGGAGTAAATAAATCACTAGTACAAACGGTTGAAGATAACGGTGGTATAGATATGGCAAGTAAAAGCACGGCTATTGCCATGAGCATATTTGCAGGCCTTGTAATTTATAGCATTTATTCCATATCTGTATACCAAAGAATTAGAGATTACGGAATGTTACGAGCTGTAGGAGCTACTAATTTAAGAATATTTAGATGTATGATTTATGAGTTATTAATTATTGCTTTAGTATCACTACCAATTGGAATATTATTTGGTATGGGAGGGTCACAGTTATTTAATAAGTTAGGTGGGAATATAAATTTTGAAGGCAAGTTAGAATCAACACCTTTTGTTATACCAACAGAAGTGATTTTACTATCTATAGTATGTACTTTTGTTGTAATATTGATAATTAGTATATTTACTTATTTCAAAATAAAAAGAATATCTCCAATTGAAGCCATAAAAGGAAACTACGGATCAAATAGTAAGATTAAGAAAAGTAGTTTTATAATATCTAAAATAAGTAATTGTATATCACAAACGAAATCAATTTCAATGAAGAATATATTGAGAAACAAGAAAGCCTTTATTTTAATAATGCTGTCTATGAGTATAGGTGGTGTATTAGTAATTAGAAACAATTATGCTTATACAATATCTGATGCTATGTATGAACAGCAAAGAAAGGGAACGTATTTAAATGGTGATTTTATTATGCAAGTTACCTCAGCTGATGATGAAAGAGTTGGTTTAAGTGATAGAGATATTAAGGAAATTAAAAATATAGATGGTATAAATGAAGTAAAAGTAGCTAGAATTTTGCAAAGTAGATTAGTTTTACCTAAAAAAGATTTATTAGAGAAAGATTTTAATAAACAGCTTGATTCAGAAATATATATAAGAGATGTATTAAATGGAAGCTTGATAGATAATAAATCCAGTGATACTTATTTAATGAAACAAAAGTTAAAGGGATATAATGATGAGATGATAAAATCACTAGAGGATTATTTAGTAAGTGGAAAAATTGATATAGAAAAGATGAAAAAAGAGAATTTGGCAGTAGTATATATGCCTTATATATATGATGATAACGGTACAAAAGGTAAAGTACTAGGTGGAAATACGGGTTCACCTCTTGCAAATATTAAGGTAGGAGATACAGTTACAGTTAAATATCCTAAAGGTAAAATAGAGGATACTCAGAAGTATTGGCAAGGAAAAGACAATTGTGAATATGAAGACTACACTTTTAGAGTAGGAGCTATAGTTAATTATCCTTATGCAGATGACAATTTATATTCTGGAGACGACGGAATAGATATTATAGTAAGTGACAAATATTTAGATGGATTGGTTGGCAACAGCAATTATGATGTTGTATATGCAAATATGGAAAATGGAGCAAATCATAATACTATAAATAAAAAACTAGGAGAAATTGGGAGTAAAGTACCAGGAACTGTAACTACAGATATGACTGAAGATAAAAAAATGGATGAGCAAATATTAAAACAGAAGAAACTTTTAGACTTTGGTGTAGTAGCAGTTATGTTTGCTATAAGTGTGTTTAATATAATTAATAATGTGAGTTATAACTTAATTTCAAGAACAAGTGAATTTGGAATGTTAAGAGCAATAGGTATAAGTGAAAAAGATTTTAAAAAAATGATCACTTATGAAGGGTTATTTTATGGTGTGATTTCAAGTGTAATTGTAGTAGTAACTTCATTGTTGATGCAAATAAGAATGTACAAAACCTTTGGATTTGAAGCTTATGGCATGGATTTTGTAATAAATTACAAGTTATATGTAGTAGTTGTATTAGCTAATATAACTGTGGGGTTATTAGCAACTTATCTACCAGCTAGAAAAATAAAAGAAAGTAGCATAGTAGAAGCTATAAATATTATAGAATAG
- a CDS encoding ABC transporter ATP-binding protein → MVILETINLGKIYGKKQIKVDALQDVNLKINKGEFVAIVGPSGSGKSTFLHLIGGLERPSNGTIKVDNKDICCLSDNELAKYRREKVGFVFQQYNLIPVLNVKENIELSLKLDKQKIDKDYIEDLMKLLGIEERKDHLPNQLSGGQQQRVAIARALAAKPSIILADEPTGNLDSKTTEEVMDLLKKSIKKYNQTLIMITHNNEIAKKADRIISIIDGKLNDLDC, encoded by the coding sequence ATGGTGATATTAGAGACTATTAATTTAGGTAAAATATATGGAAAAAAACAAATAAAAGTAGATGCATTACAAGACGTTAATTTAAAAATAAATAAGGGTGAATTTGTGGCAATAGTAGGGCCTAGTGGAAGTGGGAAAAGTACTTTTCTTCATTTAATAGGAGGACTTGAGCGACCAAGCAATGGAACTATAAAAGTTGATAATAAAGATATATGTTGCTTATCTGACAACGAACTAGCTAAATATAGAAGAGAAAAAGTTGGATTTGTATTTCAACAATATAATTTAATACCAGTTCTTAATGTTAAAGAAAATATAGAACTATCACTAAAACTTGATAAACAAAAAATAGATAAAGATTATATAGAAGATCTTATGAAATTACTTGGAATAGAAGAGAGAAAAGATCACTTACCAAATCAATTATCTGGAGGTCAACAGCAACGTGTTGCTATAGCTCGTGCACTAGCAGCTAAGCCGAGTATTATTTTAGCAGATGAACCTACGGGGAATTTAGATAGCAAGACTACTGAAGAAGTTATGGATTTACTTAAAAAATCCATAAAAAAATACAATCAAACTTTAATAATGATAACTCATAATAATGAAATAGCAAAAAAAGCAGACAGAATTATATCAATAATAGACGGAAAATTAAATGATTTAGATTGTTAA
- a CDS encoding MBOAT family O-acyltransferase — MVFSSLIFLFLFLPIVLIFYYLSNEKLKNVVLLLASLFFYAWGEPKYVFLMIASIICNYIFGIKVSSDDAKEKKLWLIIAVIFNISLLGVFKYSNFLIDNINSLLHLNISIPTIPLPLGISFFTFQTMSYVIDVYRNSSRLQRNIYNLALYISLFPQLVAGPIVRYETVDEQINSRVHTINKFSVGINRFVIGLGKKVIFSNNLGLVADSIFATNMSDLSTMEGWLGIICYTLQIYFDFSGYSDMAIGLGKMFGFDFLENFNYPYISENVSEFWRRWHISLGSWFRDYVYIPLGGNRVSPIKQYRNLFIVWSLTGIWHGADWTFVTWGLYYGFLIALEKAFLQKYLDKLPKLCRHIYLILLVMIGWVFFRAENIGQAYEYIKVLMGLGENSILNISFLSYINESGFIVILAIIFATPILHKIKWKIELRNKKLIDNRFTYALHSISLMSIMFIVVVILINSTYNPFLYFRF; from the coding sequence ATGGTTTTTAGCAGTTTGATTTTTTTATTTTTATTCTTACCTATAGTACTTATTTTTTATTATTTATCTAATGAAAAATTAAAAAATGTAGTATTACTGTTGGCAAGTTTGTTCTTTTATGCATGGGGAGAACCTAAATATGTATTTTTAATGATTGCATCTATCATTTGCAATTATATATTTGGAATCAAGGTATCCTCAGATGATGCAAAGGAAAAGAAGTTATGGCTTATAATAGCTGTGATTTTTAATATTTCACTATTAGGAGTATTTAAATATAGCAATTTTTTAATAGATAATATTAACAGTTTATTACATCTTAACATCAGTATTCCCACAATACCTTTGCCTCTTGGAATATCATTTTTCACTTTCCAAACAATGAGTTATGTAATTGATGTGTATAGAAATAGTAGTAGACTTCAGAGAAATATTTATAATTTAGCATTGTATATAAGTTTATTTCCACAACTTGTGGCAGGTCCGATTGTTAGATATGAAACGGTGGACGAGCAAATAAATAGTAGAGTTCATACCATAAATAAATTTTCCGTAGGTATAAATAGATTTGTTATTGGTCTTGGAAAAAAGGTGATTTTCTCAAATAATTTAGGCTTAGTTGCTGACAGTATATTTGCAACTAATATGTCAGATTTGTCTACTATGGAAGGTTGGTTGGGGATAATATGTTACACCCTTCAAATTTATTTTGACTTCAGTGGATATAGTGATATGGCCATAGGACTTGGAAAAATGTTTGGCTTTGATTTCTTAGAAAATTTCAATTATCCATATATATCTGAAAATGTATCGGAGTTTTGGAGAAGATGGCATATCTCTCTAGGAAGTTGGTTTAGAGATTATGTTTATATTCCCCTAGGGGGAAATAGAGTTTCTCCTATTAAACAGTATAGAAATTTATTTATAGTTTGGTCGTTAACAGGTATATGGCATGGGGCTGATTGGACTTTTGTAACATGGGGACTATATTATGGTTTTCTAATTGCACTAGAAAAAGCCTTCTTACAAAAATATTTAGATAAGTTACCAAAGTTATGTAGACATATTTATTTAATATTATTAGTAATGATAGGATGGGTATTCTTTAGAGCGGAAAATATTGGACAAGCATATGAATATATAAAAGTTTTAATGGGACTTGGCGAAAATTCTATTTTGAATATTTCATTTCTTAGTTACATAAATGAATCAGGATTTATTGTGATTTTAGCGATCATTTTTGCTACACCAATTTTACATAAGATTAAGTGGAAAATCGAGTTAAGAAATAAGAAATTAATTGATAATAGATTTACTTATGCACTTCATTCAATTTCACTAATGTCAATTATGTTTATAGTTGTTGTGATTTTAATAAATTCCACATACAATCCATTTTTATATTTTAGATTCTAA
- a CDS encoding DHHW family protein encodes MNNKKAKYIAIPFLIAIIATLFIHTISKDKEISASENRSLAQIPSVEDVQKEDFTKKFEAYFSDQFPFREELSQLYNKVELMLGKNKIKNYYVLENNWVMPTPVDALSEEDLKDSAEKINELSQAALKSNKKVYYASAPHKESMLTNLYPKFTKGLNNATENKNKFKNYLDKDKIDFIDIDEDFLSKFNEKEREKLYFKTDHHWNGIGAYEGFKTIMEEMKKTEGIKNINWNNYIKTDLKKGYFLGSYNLNLNNLVKEDEDIPYVHSKNKHKYEYFKYDGKKEIKGKEEDFVATRRHEDEILYGGAYMFGNACNILKIKNKDALSDKKILIIRDSYQAPTSWLFADMFSEVQLVDPRYTEKLDLSIKEIIEDSDADIVMFMYNSTDFKSMIDEIK; translated from the coding sequence ATGAATAATAAAAAAGCTAAATATATAGCTATACCATTTTTAATTGCAATAATAGCTACATTATTTATTCATACAATAAGTAAAGATAAAGAGATAAGCGCATCTGAAAATAGATCATTAGCACAAATACCCTCAGTGGAAGATGTGCAAAAAGAAGACTTCACCAAAAAGTTTGAAGCCTATTTTTCAGACCAGTTTCCTTTTAGAGAGGAATTGTCACAGCTTTATAATAAAGTAGAATTAATGCTTGGTAAAAATAAAATTAAAAATTACTATGTGCTTGAAAATAATTGGGTTATGCCAACACCAGTAGATGCATTATCAGAGGAAGACTTAAAAGATTCAGCTGAAAAAATAAATGAGCTTTCTCAGGCAGCATTAAAGTCTAACAAGAAAGTTTATTATGCATCAGCGCCACACAAAGAAAGTATGTTAACTAATTTGTACCCTAAATTTACAAAAGGTTTAAATAATGCTACAGAAAATAAAAATAAATTTAAAAATTATTTAGATAAAGATAAGATAGATTTTATTGACATAGATGAAGATTTTTTAAGTAAATTTAATGAGAAAGAAAGAGAAAAATTATATTTTAAAACAGATCATCATTGGAATGGTATAGGGGCATATGAAGGTTTTAAAACTATTATGGAGGAAATGAAAAAAACAGAAGGTATTAAAAATATAAATTGGAATAATTATATTAAAACAGATTTAAAAAAAGGATATTTCCTAGGAAGCTATAATTTAAATTTAAATAATTTAGTAAAAGAAGATGAAGATATTCCTTATGTTCATTCAAAAAATAAACATAAATATGAATATTTTAAATATGATGGAAAAAAAGAAATTAAAGGAAAAGAAGAAGATTTTGTAGCCACAAGGAGACATGAAGATGAAATATTATATGGTGGAGCCTACATGTTTGGTAATGCTTGTAATATATTAAAAATTAAAAATAAGGATGCTTTAAGTGATAAGAAAATACTAATAATAAGGGACTCTTATCAAGCTCCTACTTCATGGTTATTTGCAGACATGTTTTCAGAAGTACAACTAGTTGATCCAAGATATACGGAAAAACTAGATTTATCTATAAAAGAAATAATTGAAGATAGTGATGCTGACATAGTTATGTTTATGTACAATTCAACAGATTTTAAATCTATGATTGATGAAATAAAATAA
- a CDS encoding DUF3267 domain-containing protein, protein MSESISEKNLKEQEKIKRFEKIKEEMIKNGYKENSGTITVAKANIYALLTAGPIALVCFFIYINKWGSIVLEFTPATLMLFFISIIACVVIHEFLHGATWSLFCKEGFKSISFGVMWKSLTPYCHCKEPLSFKAYITGGLMPLLILGILLFIISFFTGNSSLMNLSLINILCAGGDTTIALLLCKYKDALFIDHPTDCGFVAFTK, encoded by the coding sequence ATGTCTGAAAGTATTAGTGAAAAAAATTTAAAGGAACAAGAAAAAATAAAAAGATTTGAAAAAATTAAAGAAGAAATGATAAAAAATGGATATAAAGAGAATTCAGGCACAATTACTGTTGCAAAAGCTAACATTTATGCCCTACTTACAGCCGGACCAATAGCTCTTGTTTGTTTTTTCATTTATATAAATAAATGGGGAAGTATTGTTTTAGAGTTTACTCCAGCTACTCTTATGTTATTTTTTATTTCAATAATTGCATGTGTCGTTATACATGAATTTTTACATGGAGCCACATGGAGTTTATTTTGTAAGGAAGGATTTAAAAGTATAAGTTTTGGTGTTATGTGGAAGTCATTAACTCCTTATTGTCATTGCAAAGAACCACTTAGCTTTAAAGCTTATATTACTGGAGGACTTATGCCTTTACTTATTTTAGGTATTTTACTATTCATAATATCTTTCTTCACGGGCAATTCTTCATTAATGAATTTAAGTTTGATTAATATTTTATGCGCAGGTGGGGATACTACTATCGCCCTATTATTATGCAAATATAAGGATGCTCTTTTTATAGATCATCCTACAGACTGCGGTTTTGTTGCATTCACAAAATAA
- the splB gene encoding spore photoproduct lyase has product MFVPQRIIFEKDALNYKIGKNIYEEFKNKEKTEIINLTNNKVKEHIPGDNIRDFYKEGKNTLVVGIKKGYKFQSCKPSAHWQLPLFSGCVGNCQYCYLNTNLGDKPFIKVNANIDDILDRAKEYMYERKPEITIFEGSATSDPIPVEPYTHSLKRTIEFFAKSEYGRFRFVTKFDDVDTLLDIEHRGKTEARFTINTRKVIGDYEKRTSSREKRIEASVKMMESGYHVGYIIAPVFIYENWEDDYRNLLIYLSEKIPNNLENSITFEVISHRYTTRAKNIINEVFPENILPMKDNDRTYKYGQFGYGKFVYPKEHLAYMKKFFTENIKEIFPDAEIKYII; this is encoded by the coding sequence ATGTTTGTTCCTCAAAGAATTATATTTGAAAAAGACGCTCTAAACTATAAAATAGGAAAAAATATTTATGAAGAATTTAAAAATAAAGAAAAAACAGAAATAATAAATTTGACTAATAATAAAGTTAAAGAACATATACCAGGAGATAATATTAGAGATTTTTACAAAGAAGGCAAAAACACTTTAGTTGTAGGAATTAAAAAGGGCTATAAATTTCAAAGTTGTAAACCATCTGCTCACTGGCAACTACCTTTATTTAGCGGTTGTGTGGGGAATTGCCAATACTGTTACTTGAACACAAATTTAGGTGATAAACCTTTTATAAAGGTTAATGCAAATATTGATGATATTTTAGACAGAGCAAAAGAGTATATGTATGAAAGAAAGCCTGAGATTACCATATTTGAAGGTTCAGCTACATCTGATCCTATACCTGTTGAGCCATATACACATTCTCTAAAAAGAACAATTGAATTTTTCGCAAAAAGTGAATACGGAAGATTTAGATTTGTTACAAAGTTTGATGATGTTGACACTTTATTAGATATTGAACATAGAGGAAAAACAGAAGCAAGATTTACTATTAATACAAGAAAAGTCATAGGAGATTATGAAAAAAGAACTAGTAGTAGAGAAAAAAGAATTGAAGCTAGCGTGAAAATGATGGAATCAGGATATCATGTTGGATATATTATAGCGCCAGTATTTATATATGAAAACTGGGAAGACGATTACAGAAACTTATTAATTTATTTAAGTGAAAAGATACCTAATAATTTAGAAAATTCAATTACTTTTGAAGTAATATCTCACAGATATACAACAAGAGCAAAAAATATTATAAATGAAGTTTTTCCAGAGAATATTTTACCAATGAAAGATAATGATAGAACTTATAAATATGGCCAATTTGGATATGGAAAATTTGTTTATCCAAAGGAACATTTAGCATATATGAAAAAGTTTTTTACAGAAAATATAAAAGAAATTTTTCCAGATGCAGAGATTAAATATATCATTTAA
- a CDS encoding alpha/beta hydrolase, giving the protein MSVATVDFWVKSFDNIYLKCAKDLVNSPKATILILHGLAEHYRRYDYITRKFVSDNFNVYRYDHRGHGDSDGKRGYVDDAHTFAKDLKIVIDLVKEENPNLPLFILGQGMGGHIMSILGGQYDNLADGMIFCSPLICDYGNYTNCNSDEYDSDFDFVSVGSIHNLSHDYDFIQSYDEDELVLKQVTVGLYHVLKKSCSNIIEYLYKFKYPCLILHGSMDAVTDCEDSRFLFNNIISTDKEIRILNGLYHKLLDELIKDDIISEMSRWIENRI; this is encoded by the coding sequence ATGAGTGTTGCAACAGTAGATTTTTGGGTTAAATCATTTGATAATATTTATTTAAAATGCGCAAAAGACTTAGTAAATAGTCCTAAAGCTACTATCTTAATCCTACATGGATTAGCAGAGCACTATAGAAGATATGATTATATCACTAGAAAATTTGTTTCAGATAATTTTAATGTATATAGATATGACCACAGAGGGCACGGAGATTCTGATGGAAAAAGAGGATATGTTGACGATGCCCATACCTTTGCAAAAGATCTAAAAATTGTTATTGATTTAGTTAAAGAAGAAAACCCAAATCTTCCTTTATTTATTTTAGGTCAAGGCATGGGAGGACATATAATGAGTATTCTAGGTGGACAATATGATAATCTGGCAGATGGTATGATATTTTGTAGCCCTTTAATTTGTGATTATGGTAATTATACAAATTGTAATTCTGATGAATATGATAGTGATTTTGACTTTGTTTCTGTTGGAAGTATTCATAATCTAAGCCATGATTATGATTTTATTCAATCTTATGATGAAGATGAATTAGTTTTAAAACAAGTTACTGTAGGTCTTTATCACGTGTTGAAAAAAAGTTGTTCAAATATTATTGAATATTTATATAAATTTAAATATCCTTGCTTAATACTTCATGGCTCAATGGATGCAGTAACAGATTGTGAAGATAGTAGGTTTTTATTTAATAATATAATTTCTACAGATAAGGAAATTAGGATTTTGAATGGTTTATATCATAAGCTTTTGGATGAATTAATTAAAGATGATATAATATCTGAAATGAGTAGATGGATAGAAAATAGAATATAG